The Collimonas sp. PA-H2 genome contains a region encoding:
- a CDS encoding nuclear transport factor 2 family protein: MPHVKFMHGSAEETETAFYDAMSRADIEAMMALWADDDEIVCVHPNAPRLHGHAAIRAAFEALFERGGVHIRARQLHVTHNMSTSIHNLVEELHQASDSDRDMHILATNVYMKTPRGWRIVLHHASVAPGAAPEETVSSATLH; the protein is encoded by the coding sequence ATGCCGCATGTCAAATTTATGCACGGTTCAGCAGAAGAAACCGAAACCGCTTTTTACGACGCCATGAGCCGCGCCGACATCGAGGCCATGATGGCGCTCTGGGCCGATGACGACGAGATCGTCTGCGTCCATCCGAATGCACCGCGGCTGCATGGCCATGCGGCGATCCGGGCCGCCTTCGAAGCCCTGTTTGAACGCGGTGGCGTGCATATCCGCGCGCGGCAACTGCATGTGACTCATAATATGTCGACCAGCATTCATAACCTGGTGGAAGAGCTGCATCAGGCCAGCGACTCAGACCGCGACATGCACATCCTCGCCACCAATGTCTACATGAAAACCCCACGCGGCTGGCGCATCGTGCTGCATCACGCTTCGGTCGCGCCCGGGGCGGCGCCTGAAGAAACGGTATCGAGCGCCACCTTGCATTAA
- a CDS encoding zinc-finger domain-containing protein, with product MNTATSPQAVVELDGKDLPAHCPNPLMPTWSSHPRVFLNLDSSGSAKCPYCGTQYRLKPGAVVKGH from the coding sequence GCAAGCAGTAGTTGAACTAGACGGCAAGGATTTGCCGGCACACTGCCCCAACCCGCTGATGCCGACCTGGTCCTCGCATCCGCGCGTGTTCCTCAACCTGGATAGCAGCGGCAGCGCCAAATGCCCCTACTGCGGCACGCAATACCGCCTGAAACCGGGCGCAGTCGTCAAAGGACACTGA